The Halobacterium litoreum genome includes a region encoding these proteins:
- a CDS encoding glycosyltransferase family 2 protein: MPTVSVIVPTYNRADSLPRTIDSVLAQTHDDLELVVVDDASTDDTRAVVERYDDDRVTYLAHATNRGGSAARNTGIWESDGDYVAFLDSDDEWHPEKLERQVRELESRSDDWVAAYCGVEMVRENGENPVLGWLRRQFGRLSETEGAEGGEELVADVLADDLHTSAGSTLLVERPVAERVDGFDESFDRFQDPEFLVRVLREGRLAYVDDPLVSRYASGNPSADELRDADEHYLRTFSDTVERLEAGGRDVRGAHAYFLAKCYLAEGRFRTGARYLRRARRPRPRQYPGLAASVVTGVGSAVGGR, translated from the coding sequence ATGCCCACGGTCAGCGTCATCGTTCCGACCTACAACCGCGCGGACTCGCTCCCGCGAACCATCGACAGCGTGCTCGCGCAGACCCACGACGACCTCGAACTCGTCGTCGTCGACGACGCCTCGACGGACGACACCCGAGCCGTCGTCGAGCGCTACGACGACGACCGCGTCACGTACCTCGCACACGCCACCAACCGCGGCGGGAGCGCCGCCCGGAACACCGGCATCTGGGAGAGCGACGGCGACTACGTCGCGTTCCTCGACTCCGACGACGAGTGGCACCCGGAGAAACTCGAACGACAGGTGCGCGAACTCGAATCGCGCTCCGACGACTGGGTGGCCGCGTACTGCGGCGTCGAGATGGTGCGCGAGAACGGAGAGAACCCCGTCCTCGGGTGGCTCCGCCGCCAGTTCGGGCGCCTCAGCGAGACGGAGGGCGCCGAGGGCGGCGAGGAACTCGTCGCGGACGTGCTCGCCGACGACCTCCACACGAGCGCCGGGTCGACGCTACTCGTGGAACGACCGGTCGCCGAGCGCGTCGACGGCTTCGACGAGTCCTTCGACCGCTTCCAGGACCCCGAGTTCCTCGTTCGCGTGCTCCGCGAGGGGCGACTGGCGTACGTCGACGACCCGCTCGTCTCCCGGTACGCGTCCGGGAACCCGTCCGCCGACGAACTCCGGGACGCCGACGAGCACTACCTCCGGACGTTCAGCGACACCGTCGAGCGCCTCGAAGCCGGCGGCCGCGACGTCCGCGGCGCGCACGCCTACTTCCTCGCGAAGTGCTACCTCGCCGAGGGCCGCTTCCGGACCGGTGCCCGGTACCTCCGACGCGCCCGCCGACCGCGCCCCCGCCAGTATCCGGGCCTCGCCGCGAGCGTGGTCACAGGCGTCGGGAGCGCGGTCGGCGGCCGGTGA
- a CDS encoding DUF7344 domain-containing protein, whose amino-acid sequence MTDATNPSAEVGALVGDRRQRIVAMVHDRGRTVTVDELADAVAEWEADRGLDSDWEDIHQHLHEVDLPALHDAELLVFDPEEGVVDTRRTVADDWPTADDDESSGRFWPAYVVAAAGAGGALVAAAAALRPGVPASALWAVWAAGTVSVLVATLAVDQL is encoded by the coding sequence ATGACAGACGCCACGAACCCCTCCGCGGAAGTCGGCGCGCTCGTCGGCGACAGACGCCAGCGCATCGTCGCGATGGTCCACGACCGCGGCCGCACCGTCACCGTCGACGAACTCGCGGACGCCGTCGCCGAGTGGGAGGCCGACCGCGGCCTCGACAGCGACTGGGAGGACATCCACCAACACCTCCACGAGGTCGACCTGCCGGCGCTCCACGACGCCGAGTTGCTCGTCTTCGACCCCGAAGAGGGCGTCGTGGACACCCGCCGCACGGTCGCCGACGACTGGCCGACCGCCGACGACGACGAGTCCTCGGGCCGGTTCTGGCCCGCGTACGTCGTCGCGGCCGCGGGCGCCGGCGGCGCGCTCGTCGCCGCCGCGGCCGCGCTGCGTCCCGGCGTCCCGGCGTCGGCGCTCTGGGCCGTCTGGGCCGCGGGCACCGTCTCCGTACTCGTCGCCACGCTCGCCGTCGACCAACTCTGA
- a CDS encoding GNAT family N-acetyltransferase, translating to MTVRAATGDDVAAVTELWVALADEQRDHGSHLLAAENREQARDLVRQYVHADGCLVAEDAGVPVGFVMFHVETGLYDTDADRGVVDNVYVAPDARGDGVGSALLDRAEARLCEQGADVLAVEALWDNAAARRLYERRGYAPHRVTLEKPLESDTHTKDPD from the coding sequence ATGACGGTGCGGGCCGCGACGGGCGACGACGTCGCGGCCGTCACCGAACTCTGGGTGGCGCTCGCCGACGAACAGCGCGACCACGGCTCCCACCTGCTCGCCGCGGAGAACCGCGAGCAGGCCCGCGACCTCGTGCGCCAGTACGTCCACGCGGACGGCTGTCTCGTCGCCGAGGACGCCGGCGTCCCGGTCGGCTTCGTGATGTTCCACGTCGAAACCGGGCTCTACGACACGGACGCCGACCGCGGCGTCGTCGACAACGTCTACGTCGCACCCGACGCCCGCGGCGACGGCGTCGGCTCCGCGCTCCTCGACCGCGCGGAAGCCCGCCTGTGCGAGCAGGGCGCGGACGTGCTCGCCGTCGAAGCGCTCTGGGACAACGCCGCCGCGCGCCGCCTCTACGAGCGCCGGGGCTACGCCCCGCATCGGGTCACACTGGAGAAACCGCTCGAAAGCGACACGCACACAAAGGACCCCGACTAA
- a CDS encoding phosphoglycerate kinase yields the protein MAIRTLDDLDAMDTAVGVRVDINSPLADDGTLADDARLRAHVDTLAELLDGGARVAILAHQGRPGGDEFARLEPHADRLGELLDREVAYCDATFSADARDAVADLDAGEAVLLENTRFYSEEYMEFEPSRAAETFLVSRLAPALDAYVNDAFAAAHRSQPSLVGFPEVLPSYAGRVMEAELDVLGSIEETPTPRTYVVGGAKVPDSVTVAEHALEHGLAETVLVTGVVANVFLAASGVDVGRESTEFIHDRGYESEIERANALLDEHGDRIRLPVDVAVERDGERVELAVSELPPRDDEAVMDVGSDTIAAYGDLLAETGTAVLNGPAGVFEDDLFADGTRGVFDAATGAEYTIVGGGDTAAAIRRFGLSGFDHVSTGGGAALRLLTGESLAAVEALDR from the coding sequence ATGGCGATACGGACCCTCGACGACCTCGACGCGATGGACACCGCGGTCGGGGTACGGGTCGACATCAACAGCCCGCTGGCCGACGACGGCACGCTGGCCGACGACGCTCGCCTGCGGGCGCACGTGGACACGCTGGCCGAACTGCTCGACGGCGGCGCTCGCGTCGCGATTCTCGCCCACCAGGGACGGCCGGGCGGCGACGAGTTCGCGCGCCTCGAACCGCACGCAGACCGCCTCGGAGAACTCCTCGACCGCGAGGTCGCGTACTGCGACGCCACCTTCTCCGCGGACGCCCGCGACGCCGTCGCGGACCTCGACGCGGGCGAGGCGGTCCTCTTAGAGAACACGCGCTTCTACAGCGAGGAGTACATGGAGTTCGAGCCGTCGCGGGCCGCCGAGACGTTCCTCGTCTCTCGGCTCGCGCCCGCGCTCGACGCGTACGTGAACGACGCGTTCGCCGCCGCGCACCGCTCTCAGCCGTCGCTCGTCGGCTTCCCCGAGGTCCTGCCGTCGTACGCGGGCCGCGTGATGGAGGCCGAACTCGACGTGCTCGGGAGCATCGAGGAGACGCCGACGCCCCGCACGTACGTCGTCGGCGGCGCGAAAGTGCCGGACTCCGTCACGGTCGCCGAGCACGCGCTCGAACACGGCCTCGCGGAGACGGTGCTCGTCACGGGCGTCGTCGCGAACGTCTTCCTCGCGGCGAGCGGCGTGGACGTCGGTCGGGAGAGCACCGAGTTCATCCACGACCGGGGCTACGAGAGCGAAATCGAGCGCGCGAACGCCCTCCTCGACGAGCACGGCGACCGCATCCGCCTCCCGGTCGACGTGGCCGTCGAGCGCGACGGCGAACGCGTCGAACTCGCAGTCTCGGAGCTCCCGCCGCGGGACGACGAGGCCGTCATGGACGTGGGCAGCGACACCATCGCCGCCTACGGCGACCTGCTCGCGGAGACCGGGACGGCGGTCCTGAACGGCCCTGCGGGGGTCTTCGAGGACGACCTGTTCGCGGACGGCACCCGCGGCGTGTTCGACGCCGCGACCGGCGCCGAGTACACCATCGTCGGCGGCGGCGACACGGCGGCCGCCATCCGGCGGTTCGGGCTCTCCGGGTTCGACCACGTGAGCACGGGCGGCGGCGCGGCGCTCCGCCTGCTCACCGGCGAATCCCTCGCCGCGGTGGAGGCCCTCGACCGATGA
- a CDS encoding CBS domain-containing protein: MTHLALRDVMSHEFVGVSEADALRDAVELMRSEHTTSAVVLRGNDPVGVVTAGTVFDFLLEDGAADTVTVSDVMESTPASLPLGASIAEAADVMGRTGDPRVLVVDEDDDVRGIVEARDVAPAITERADRSLERTAQAQAVGGGAQSSEPSGEFADAPADEYADSPANDYAEQGVCESCGSLATELVDVNGRLLCTECRSV, from the coding sequence ATGACTCACTTGGCCCTCAGGGACGTGATGTCACACGAGTTCGTCGGGGTCAGCGAGGCCGACGCGCTCCGCGACGCAGTCGAACTGATGCGCTCGGAACACACCACCAGCGCCGTCGTCCTCCGCGGGAACGACCCCGTGGGCGTCGTCACCGCCGGCACCGTCTTCGACTTCCTGCTGGAGGACGGCGCCGCGGACACCGTCACCGTCTCTGACGTGATGGAGTCCACGCCCGCGTCGCTCCCGCTCGGCGCCTCCATCGCTGAGGCCGCCGACGTGATGGGGCGGACCGGCGACCCGCGCGTCCTCGTCGTCGACGAGGACGACGACGTCCGCGGCATCGTCGAAGCCCGCGACGTCGCGCCCGCAATCACCGAGCGCGCCGACCGGTCGCTGGAACGCACGGCACAGGCACAGGCCGTCGGCGGCGGCGCCCAGTCGAGCGAGCCGAGCGGCGAGTTCGCCGACGCGCCCGCAGACGAGTACGCCGACTCGCCGGCCAACGACTACGCCGAACAGGGCGTCTGCGAGAGTTGTGGCAGTCTCGCCACCGAACTCGTGGACGTCAACGGCCGCCTGCTCTGTACCGAGTGCCGGTCGGTCTGA
- the udk gene encoding uridine kinase: MTIPSFAIGIAGGTGAGKTTVAREITDNVGEAVTLVPLDNYYEDLSHMDFEERANANYDHPSAFEWELLREHLDALLSGQTVEMPQYDFEEHLRKEERVTVEPTDVIVLEGILALYDDALNDMLDLHIYVETDADVRILRRIERDVVERGRDLEGVMEQYLSTVKPMHEQFIEPTKKDADIIIPEGANSVAVNLLEEKVQAESSEMAAWAARDDDRYET; the protein is encoded by the coding sequence ATGACCATCCCGTCGTTCGCCATCGGCATCGCCGGTGGGACAGGCGCCGGCAAGACGACGGTCGCCCGCGAAATCACCGACAACGTCGGTGAAGCCGTGACCCTCGTCCCCCTCGACAACTACTACGAGGACCTCAGTCACATGGACTTCGAGGAGCGCGCGAACGCCAACTACGACCACCCGTCGGCCTTCGAGTGGGAGTTGCTGCGCGAGCACCTCGACGCCCTGCTCTCCGGCCAGACCGTCGAGATGCCCCAGTACGACTTCGAAGAACACCTCCGCAAAGAGGAACGCGTGACGGTGGAGCCGACGGACGTCATCGTACTGGAGGGGATTCTCGCGCTGTACGACGACGCCCTCAACGACATGCTCGACCTCCACATCTACGTCGAGACCGACGCCGACGTCAGGATTCTCCGGCGCATCGAGCGCGACGTCGTCGAACGCGGCCGCGACCTCGAAGGCGTGATGGAGCAGTACCTCTCGACGGTGAAGCCGATGCACGAGCAGTTCATCGAACCGACGAAGAAAGACGCCGACATCATCATCCCGGAGGGCGCGAACTCCGTCGCGGTGAACCTCTTAGAGGAGAAAGTGCAGGCCGAGAGCTCCGAGATGGCGGCGTGGGCCGCGCGCGACGACGACCGCTACGAGACCTGA
- a CDS encoding DUF5785 family protein has protein sequence MAEMEDPSGRDWIHDPDGEKGSEGGRNYGMAVLSKMVDEDDDFPLAKDEFVEEFGDWPVRLNHKKVVSVSDIFEHVEDAEFETKIAFHRATGKAMRRANMWEYHPSE, from the coding sequence ATGGCAGAGATGGAAGACCCCTCGGGGCGCGACTGGATTCACGACCCGGACGGGGAGAAGGGGAGCGAGGGCGGCCGAAACTACGGGATGGCGGTCCTCTCGAAGATGGTCGACGAGGACGACGACTTCCCGCTGGCGAAAGACGAGTTCGTCGAGGAGTTCGGCGACTGGCCGGTGCGCCTGAACCACAAGAAGGTCGTCTCCGTGTCGGACATCTTCGAGCACGTCGAGGACGCCGAGTTCGAGACGAAAATCGCCTTCCACCGCGCGACCGGGAAGGCGATGCGGCGCGCGAACATGTGGGAGTACCACCCCTCCGAGTAG
- a CDS encoding methyltransferase yields MTRSGEELALEARVDDAPPEYRFRTADGVCSKDAFRPAELLLADALWEDASDRLLVLEGNYGVVPTVLAGAAGRVAVTESSARAANLCERNAASNDADVDVSLVADPASVGGEFDAVAYAPKPYTPLDVAAQRIANAAELLAPGGRVYVAAADDAGASRYESYLGEVLGDASEVLAHDRCRVLRATRSEAPGAGSAEAPTYVEARALAPTVDGVDLELVSVPGLFAASALDHGTRLLAETVAVADGDRVLDLCCGYGALGAYAAASADCEVWLTDDDRVATACAECSLDATGVEGTVVTADGANGVRGRTFDTILSNPPTHAGDGVLRELFAGARDVLAADGELWAVHHRDLDLRRHLSAFETIEEREAGEEHVVLRVF; encoded by the coding sequence GTGACGCGCTCGGGCGAGGAGTTGGCGCTGGAGGCGCGGGTCGACGACGCGCCGCCGGAGTACCGCTTCCGGACCGCGGACGGCGTCTGCTCGAAGGACGCTTTCCGGCCCGCCGAACTCCTGCTCGCCGACGCGCTCTGGGAGGATGCGTCGGACCGACTGCTCGTCTTGGAGGGGAACTACGGCGTCGTTCCGACGGTGCTCGCGGGCGCCGCCGGGCGCGTCGCCGTCACCGAGTCGAGCGCCCGCGCTGCGAATCTCTGCGAGCGAAACGCCGCGTCGAACGACGCCGACGTGGACGTTTCGCTCGTCGCCGACCCCGCGTCCGTCGGCGGCGAGTTCGACGCCGTGGCGTACGCGCCGAAACCGTACACGCCCCTCGACGTCGCCGCTCAGCGCATCGCGAACGCCGCGGAACTGCTCGCTCCCGGTGGACGGGTCTACGTCGCCGCCGCGGACGACGCGGGCGCGTCGCGGTACGAATCGTACCTTGGGGAGGTTCTGGGCGACGCGAGCGAGGTTCTGGCCCACGACAGGTGTCGCGTCCTCCGAGCGACGCGCTCCGAAGCGCCGGGTGCCGGGAGTGCCGAAGCACCGACGTACGTCGAAGCGCGAGCGCTCGCGCCGACCGTCGACGGCGTCGACCTCGAACTGGTGTCCGTTCCGGGGCTGTTCGCTGCCTCGGCACTGGACCACGGCACTCGCCTGCTCGCGGAGACGGTGGCCGTCGCCGACGGCGACCGCGTGCTCGACCTCTGCTGTGGGTACGGCGCGCTCGGCGCGTACGCCGCCGCGAGCGCGGACTGCGAAGTGTGGCTGACCGACGACGACCGCGTCGCGACGGCCTGCGCCGAGTGCAGTCTCGACGCGACGGGCGTCGAGGGCACCGTGGTGACTGCCGACGGCGCGAACGGTGTTCGCGGGCGGACGTTCGACACGATTCTCTCGAATCCGCCGACCCACGCCGGTGACGGCGTCCTGCGGGAGTTGTTCGCGGGTGCGCGAGACGTGCTGGCGGCGGACGGCGAACTGTGGGCCGTCCACCACCGCGACCTCGACCTGCGGCGGCACCTCTCGGCGTTCGAGACTATCGAGGAGCGCGAGGCGGGCGAGGAACACGTCGTCTTGCGAGTGTTCTGA
- a CDS encoding orc1/cdc6 family replication initiation protein encodes MKTPFRDRVELFTNKDVLKDHYEPDEILERDEEIDQYANALQDVVDGWEPDNVFVYGKTGVGKTAVTRYMMDALEYEAAERDGVDSVVSVEVNCHHHPSSYQAAIALVNELRDDTDRDPLTTGLSTSDVLNALFDEIEAREGTVLIVLDEIDNLGDDDMLLYQLPRAKTNGNISDSQVAVVGISNDYTFRNDLSPKVQDTLCEREIKFPPYDANELVTILDDRAERGLRGDVLDAGVIPQCAALAARDRGSARQAIDLLRESVNVAIEDERETVSEGDVDAAVERVERGRIKDSIKDLTTHGQYVLLAVTQMAVEEETPARAKELYEVYEQVAAEYASEPLSQRSVHDHLNDLSMLGFLRQHDRNYGRGGGQFFEYELDVDAEMVHEAIADADEAGE; translated from the coding sequence ATGAAGACGCCGTTCCGCGACCGCGTCGAGCTGTTCACCAACAAGGACGTCCTGAAAGACCACTACGAGCCCGACGAGATTCTCGAACGGGACGAGGAAATCGACCAGTACGCCAACGCCCTCCAGGACGTGGTCGACGGCTGGGAGCCCGACAACGTCTTCGTCTACGGGAAGACGGGTGTCGGGAAGACAGCCGTGACGCGGTACATGATGGACGCGCTGGAGTACGAGGCCGCCGAACGGGACGGCGTCGACAGCGTCGTGAGCGTGGAAGTGAACTGCCACCACCACCCCTCGTCGTATCAGGCGGCAATCGCGCTCGTCAACGAACTCCGCGACGACACCGACCGCGACCCTCTGACGACGGGGCTCTCGACCTCGGACGTTCTCAACGCGCTGTTCGACGAAATCGAGGCGCGAGAGGGAACCGTCCTCATCGTCCTCGACGAAATCGACAACCTCGGGGACGACGACATGCTCCTCTACCAGTTGCCGCGCGCGAAGACGAACGGCAACATCTCGGACTCGCAGGTCGCGGTGGTCGGCATCTCGAACGACTACACGTTCCGCAACGACCTCTCGCCGAAGGTGCAGGACACGCTCTGCGAGCGTGAAATCAAGTTCCCGCCGTACGACGCAAACGAACTCGTCACGATTCTGGACGACCGCGCCGAGCGCGGCCTGCGCGGGGACGTCCTCGACGCGGGCGTCATCCCGCAGTGCGCGGCGCTCGCCGCCCGCGACCGCGGGAGCGCGCGACAGGCCATCGACCTCTTGCGGGAGTCCGTGAACGTCGCCATCGAGGACGAGCGCGAGACGGTCAGCGAGGGCGATGTGGACGCCGCCGTCGAGCGCGTCGAGCGCGGCCGCATCAAGGACTCCATCAAGGACCTCACGACCCACGGCCAGTACGTCCTGCTCGCGGTGACACAGATGGCCGTCGAGGAGGAGACGCCGGCTCGCGCGAAGGAACTGTACGAGGTCTACGAACAGGTCGCGGCGGAGTACGCCTCCGAACCGCTCAGCCAGCGCAGCGTCCACGACCACCTCAACGACCTCTCGATGCTGGGATTCCTCCGACAGCACGACCGCAACTACGGCCGGGGCGGCGGCCAGTTCTTCGAGTACGAACTCGACGTCGACGCGGAGATGGTCCACGAGGCCATCGCGGACGCGGACGAAGCCGGCGAGTAG
- a CDS encoding DUF2064 domain-containing protein, whose amino-acid sequence MTVVAVTLDPPRDGLVLPALPETSPLSASEATELYEAMAADAFLAAAESGGDLLVNYRSDDQLPDEHVPEGADAEAAVRALVDDVLDDEQAEDARVEVQVGSSKSARVGNTITHLLESEGANSAAVLEPDAPLFLRKDVDSAAMKLRRSPVVLGPAREGQLYFAGFREPIDFADAFEAPALENVNARAVDAGRDVDFLASVGRVRTGEDLVSLVSELRARRAAGRLVPAYTTAFVEDRGLRVEAEDGDRFLVRE is encoded by the coding sequence ATGACCGTCGTCGCTGTCACGCTGGACCCGCCGCGGGACGGACTCGTGTTGCCCGCGCTCCCCGAAACGTCGCCGCTCTCGGCGTCGGAAGCCACGGAGTTGTACGAGGCCATGGCCGCCGACGCGTTCCTCGCGGCCGCGGAGAGCGGCGGAGACCTGCTCGTGAACTACCGGTCGGACGACCAACTGCCCGACGAGCACGTCCCCGAGGGCGCGGACGCCGAGGCGGCGGTTCGCGCGCTCGTCGACGACGTGCTCGACGACGAGCAAGCCGAAGACGCGCGCGTCGAGGTGCAGGTCGGCTCCTCGAAGTCGGCGCGCGTCGGGAACACGATTACGCACTTACTGGAGTCGGAGGGCGCGAACTCCGCGGCGGTGCTCGAACCCGACGCGCCGCTGTTCCTCCGGAAGGACGTCGACAGCGCCGCGATGAAACTCCGCCGAAGTCCGGTGGTGCTCGGCCCGGCGCGGGAGGGACAACTCTACTTCGCGGGGTTCCGGGAGCCGATAGACTTCGCGGACGCGTTCGAGGCGCCGGCGCTGGAGAACGTGAACGCGCGCGCCGTCGACGCCGGACGCGACGTCGACTTCCTGGCGTCGGTCGGCCGGGTTCGCACGGGCGAGGACTTGGTCTCGCTCGTGTCGGAACTCCGGGCGCGCCGCGCGGCGGGCCGCCTCGTCCCGGCGTACACCACCGCGTTCGTCGAGGACCGCGGCCTCCGCGTCGAAGCCGAGGACGGCGACCGGTTCCTCGTCCGGGAGTGA
- a CDS encoding uracil-DNA glycosylase, producing MDAEQDAQQNPYGMDEDCRNCPGLCDERERVVHGYGDVGADFVFVGEAPSAGAERTGVPFTGGDADERFQHVLGSVGLNYSLPDSEEPELENAFLTYLTRCRHPDREPTDDEVVTCEPYLNADVRMINPEILVPVGQRALTELGKEYTTTPAGDLNVAERHATAIRGRGFELVPMVAPENLTDERADEWVEFFLDLQDTDYRQTKGRRKR from the coding sequence ATGGACGCCGAACAGGACGCCCAGCAAAACCCCTACGGGATGGACGAGGACTGCCGGAACTGTCCCGGCCTCTGCGACGAGCGCGAGCGCGTCGTCCACGGCTACGGCGACGTGGGCGCGGACTTCGTGTTCGTCGGCGAAGCGCCGAGCGCGGGCGCCGAGCGCACGGGCGTCCCGTTCACGGGCGGCGACGCCGACGAGCGCTTCCAGCACGTCCTCGGGAGTGTCGGCCTGAACTATTCGCTCCCCGACAGCGAGGAGCCCGAACTGGAGAATGCCTTCCTGACGTACCTGACGCGGTGTCGCCACCCCGACCGGGAGCCGACCGACGACGAGGTCGTGACCTGCGAACCGTACCTGAACGCCGACGTGCGCATGATAAACCCCGAGATTCTGGTGCCCGTCGGCCAGCGCGCGCTCACCGAACTCGGGAAGGAGTACACCACGACGCCCGCCGGCGACCTCAATGTGGCCGAGCGCCACGCGACGGCGATTCGCGGGAGGGGGTTCGAACTCGTGCCGATGGTCGCGCCCGAGAATCTGACCGACGAGCGCGCCGACGAGTGGGTCGAGTTCTTCCTCGACTTGCAGGACACCGACTACCGGCAAACGAAGGGACGACGGAAGCGGTAG
- the aroC gene encoding chorismate synthase, translating to MNGNRFGRLFQVTTYGESHGPGMGVVVSGCPAGLELDEETIQRELDRRKPGQSMITTSRGEPDEVTINSGIQDGYTTGTPIGMTIQNKDAESGKYEPFVTAPRPSHGDFTYSAKFGTRNWGGGGRSSARETVNWVAAGAIAKEILEQEGVQVKAHVNQIGDVEAPEVSFEQMLEHTENNDVRCAHPETAAEMQERIEEYQAEGDSIGGSIYFEIQGVPRGLGAPRFDSVSSRLGQAMLSVPAATAFEFGLGTDARTYTGKERNDDWEFGEDGDPVPKENDHGGLQGGITTGEPIYGEVTLHAPTSIPKEQETVDWETGEEKTEQVIGRHDPVLPPRGVPVVEAMLNLTILDFMLLGGRINPDRLDDRPGEYDTDYHPSSPRNE from the coding sequence ATGAACGGCAACCGCTTCGGCCGACTGTTCCAGGTGACGACGTACGGGGAGAGCCACGGCCCCGGGATGGGCGTGGTGGTGTCGGGGTGTCCGGCGGGCCTCGAACTCGACGAGGAGACGATTCAGCGCGAACTCGACCGCCGGAAGCCCGGCCAGTCGATGATAACCACGTCCCGGGGCGAGCCCGACGAGGTGACGATAAATTCGGGGATTCAGGACGGCTACACGACGGGGACGCCCATCGGGATGACCATCCAGAACAAGGACGCCGAGTCCGGGAAGTACGAGCCGTTCGTCACGGCCCCGCGTCCCTCGCACGGCGACTTCACGTACTCCGCGAAGTTCGGCACGCGGAACTGGGGCGGCGGCGGCCGGTCGTCGGCCCGCGAGACAGTGAACTGGGTGGCGGCGGGCGCCATCGCGAAGGAGATTCTGGAGCAGGAGGGCGTCCAGGTGAAAGCCCACGTCAACCAAATCGGGGACGTGGAGGCGCCCGAGGTGTCCTTCGAGCAGATGCTCGAACACACCGAGAACAACGACGTGCGCTGCGCGCACCCGGAGACGGCCGCGGAGATGCAGGAACGCATCGAGGAGTACCAGGCCGAGGGCGACTCCATCGGCGGGTCGATTTACTTCGAAATTCAGGGCGTCCCGCGCGGACTCGGCGCGCCGCGCTTCGACAGCGTGTCGTCCCGACTCGGACAGGCGATGCTGTCGGTGCCCGCGGCCACCGCCTTCGAGTTCGGCCTCGGGACGGACGCGCGGACGTACACCGGGAAGGAGCGCAACGACGATTGGGAGTTCGGCGAAGACGGAGACCCAGTTCCGAAGGAGAACGACCACGGCGGCCTGCAGGGCGGCATCACGACGGGCGAACCCATCTACGGCGAGGTCACGCTCCACGCGCCCACGTCGATTCCGAAGGAGCAGGAGACGGTAGACTGGGAGACCGGTGAGGAGAAGACCGAACAGGTAATCGGCCGCCACGACCCGGTGTTGCCGCCCCGCGGCGTTCCGGTCGTGGAGGCGATGTTGAATCTCACGATTCTCGACTTCATGCTGCTCGGCGGCCGCATCAACCCCGACCGCCTCGACGACCGGCCCGGCGAGTACGACACCGACTACCACCCGAGCAGTCCGCGAAACGAGTGA